Part of the Notamacropus eugenii isolate mMacEug1 chromosome 5, mMacEug1.pri_v2, whole genome shotgun sequence genome is shown below.
CTACACCTTTCTTTTGACACAGAGAAGTGACTGAATTTCTTTCTGGTGAGGCAGGTCAGTGACTCGATCTTACTACCGAAACTCAGCAGGTGGGCTGTTGCTGTTCGACGTGGCCAACCGAGCATCTTTTGAGAACATTCCCAAATGGCACGAGGAGGTCATGGAGAAAGTGAAGCCCTTTGGCATTGTCTTCCTAGTGGTGGGGCACAAGAGTGACCTGGTGGCTGAGAGACAAGTGACccctgaggagggagagaagttggccTCCTCACTGGGGGCCCGCTATGTGGAGACCTCAGCCAAGATCGATAGCAATGTCACCTTGGCCATCCAGCTGCTCACTCAAGACATCTATGAGGCCGTAAAAAAGGGGACCATGGGCCCAAGCACAGAGTGGGATGGGGTGAAGAGCCGGGTGCCAGGCCATCCTGGGCAGCAAGAGACAAAGGACAGCGGTGGGGAAGGTTGGAAATGTCCATGCTGGTGACTCACTGAATGTCACACTGCGTTTCAGAGGTGACAGCTCTCGTCCTCACCTTTTTACATGCCTGAAGCATGGTGCCCTCCCTTTTCTTGAGGGGAAGGAatatttcctgtttctttcttccctacTCCCCTCTCACTAAGGCTAGGCACATggaaagcacttaaaaaatgctccATGAAGCAAATTCCCAGTTACCTGGTGGTTGACTTAGCTGTTTCCAGGGTAACTTTTTCCACAACATCAAACGATCAACAGCACCAGAGGTACCATGGAATCAAATGGATTGCTACTCACTAGCTTTGTGTTCTTGGATGAGTTGTTTCacttctcagccttagtttttctcatctgtaaaatgagcctcaATAATGCAATAAGCTAATTAATACTTCAGTTAATAAAGTGGGTTAATGCCGGCTCCTCTCATAGGCTTATCATGAAGATAAGCAACTTCTTGTAGGAGCGATTGGATTTATTAGGTTTCTTGGTCCTAGCTCACTGGCCCTAGTCTTGACCGATAGTTTTCAGACTTGTCTTACCTGCTTAGTTGATTTCCCTTCTTATTAGCCATATAGGAATGACTTAATGAGAACTTCTATAGAAAACAGCAATGACCTCACAAGATCCCTTCTTCTAGTGCTAATTCTGTGCGACTTGGAAGTAAAATTTCCCCTTATTTAAAAAAGGTCCTGTCTCACTTTTTTTTAGCATCTACCTCAAGTGGGAAATGGGGTGATTGACTGTAAATGTTTAAGTGAACAAAGCTGGAGCATGGCCtaacacagagagcacagggtggaTCAGAGTTCCAGCAGGGTCAGGGAGCTCCTTCGCTGCTCTGTTCCCTGACGCCATAAGGCACGTTGTAACCCACCACCAGCCCACCACCTCCCAGGCCAATCCCAGTTTGAACTAGGCACTGATCCCAAAGGAGGTAGGGAACAAAGATGGTCTTGGTGAACCCCATTTCCTGGGATGTTCCCGCCTTGGTGATCCTGGTCATAGTAGATTTCAATCTTAACCCATTGACTTGCACGTGGCCCTGTCTGTACCCCTGGATTTATTAGGTTTCTTGGTTTTTGGTCACTGGCCCTAGAATTAATTGCTAGTTTTCTGAATTCAGTCTTACCTGACTACTCAAGATAGGAAACTCCTTTGACAACAACCTAATAAATTCATGATGCAAATGTAAGACACTTTGGGTTTTTCCATTCCCTGGTTCCCAACTCTGGTGAGGAGCTGGGGCTTTGGTTTTACGAGAGCCTTTGCCTCTAGGTCTAGCATCTTCCCTTTGGATCATACTTCCTTCAATATCAACTAATTTCTGGAGGAAAGCAGAGCTGGTAGAGGTGGGGAAATGCATGTGGTGAAAGAAGCAGCTAGTTCACTAGTTTCACTTGGAGTTCACtccaaggaaaggagaaaggccCAGGAATCCACCAGTTCTAGAGAGGTCACGCATTTGGACCCACCAGCCTTTCCCAAGCTGCCTGTGATCTCTCTAGGTAGGCTTGCATATCTGATTCTTCCAATTTGAAGTGGGTGGGATGAAAGGATGGGGATGGTGGTCTTCAGCCTAtattactacacacacacacacacacacacacacacatacacacacacacacacacacacacacacacacacacactatacatatgtatatattatcatTAGGGGACAAGTTTCTTCTGTCCAATTTCCTTTGGAATAAATAGGCCAAAACCATCATCCTGTTCCCACTAGTGATCTGACTGGCTTTTGGACACAATTCTGGAAAACTCTAGTAGTGGGTCCTGAGATGTCTAGTTAGAAATGCAATACTGCCCCCTGCTGTCTACAGAGTTGTATCCCCattgtctccccatctcttcaCTCCTTTATCCCCAAAGGGGATGCACCAGGACAGTGCACCCTGCACTGATAGATTaataacatctttatttttgaaaaacaaatcaaagtcATATTCATATAAACACTGACATTACAAAGTAcggggaggagagggaaacagaaaccTCTACTGTCGCACCAAACAAGACCAGAATGCTCTCTGTCCCTTGGACAACCACTTAGGATAAACCACAAATCAAACCTCCTTTGGGCTGAGATACTTTGCTCCCTTTGGAGAGGGCaagtgaaagggaagggaacTGGGACCATATAATGGCTAGGTTTTTTTGGCAGGTCTCCTCAGTCACTATAGATATTGCTGTActgttaataaaaatatatatgcttctctttaaagcataaaaaaaaattccctaggCGATATTGCGGAGGCCTCTCCAGTGTCTCCAAATGCAGTGCTGtcttctccctgcccctcccatGGACTATTTCTTGGTTGTTTTGCGGATCAAGGCCAttctctgaaagagaaagaaagatcacATTCAAGCTACTCATAAGGCAAGGATGGTGGTCTGTTCACTGGGTAAGAGGAAAGGAGACGTGATGTTATTTCCTGGGTCTGGGAACAAAGTTTCAAAACAGTGAAGACTTGTAGGAGGCCTAGTACATGTTTCTGCAGCTATGGTTCTTACGTAAAACTTGACGGCACCAACTGAGCCCATGGAAGACAGCAGATGCACACATCCTGCACACAGGATGGGCCAACCTGCCACCGAGGGGCTCCATGTCTCCAATGGCCCGTCTTGGCGGGTGGAGACTAAAGGACATGAGGACAGCTGCTCTGTCCTCCTCTCTCTTGCAGCCCACCCTCCTCTGTACCTGTTTGTGAGCCTCTGTGGTGCAGGCCTTTTTGTAGGGTCGGATTTCTTCTGAACCAAAACCTGGGATCCACATGTTCCATTGGCGCTCTGGAAGACAGAAGGATGCCCAGGTGAGGGGGGGAAGCCTGCTGATGGTCAGGAGGTCCTGAAATCTAAGTAGATCAGGGCCTCCTCTTTCATGACTGATAAGAGGAGGCGAGGCTTCTCTAACCTGCCTGGGACCATGCTGATTCCTCCTGGCCTTCAATCCCATGTGTATCATTCTCCCACGGCGGGAGGAGGACGTACAATTTGAGTAAGTCTTTGACCACTGGTTATGTAATTGCACTTAGAAGGGACAGATGAAAAATCCTGGAAATCCCTATGTTTCCGCCTTAAGTTTGAAGGTTTTTGGATGAACTAACCATGTTACAGacccacacacacatttttaatcCAGAGAGAGGCATGCGTATTCACTAGTTCCTGCTCATGCCCCCCAGATGGGGCCACGTCTGCCTGTTCTTTCCATGCCATGGGATACACTAGCTCCCCTGGGCTTCATCAAGGATGGTTGGGGTTCTCCCTGGTAGGTGGAAGTTACAGGGGGTTGGGTCCTTGCTAGCTCAAAGACtgttctccttggcagagaaaacaggagTCAAAGAAGAGTTGAGCACCTTAGCTTTCATGGTCTTTCCTTAACATCTACTCCACCATGAGCAGTGTGCCTATCCATTCTGTGATCTTCCCCTTTTTCCcaatagagtttaaaaaaaatacttttctattCCATCACTGAGGCTCTCTTCTCCTCACTTTGTCCCTATCCAAttagtgctaagtgctggggttggggggggggggggggaggagcatACAAAACATGAATAAGGAATGGTCCTTGCCTTTatgaaatttataagaaattataaaagatataatatataattgctGTAGGAGATTTGGAAAAACAGGTACACCAATGCATTGCTGGTAGAGTTgcaaactggtccaaccattctggagaacaatttggaactatgtccaatgggctataaaactgtgcataccctttgacccaataatattactactaggtctgtatctcaaagtgaccaaagaaaaagaaaaaggacctatatgtacaaaaatatttatagcagctctttttttgaaaaaaaattatttgttttcagttttctacaatcacttctatatatcttagattttcccccctgccctccctgagatagtgtgcaatcttatataggttctacacatacattcttgttaaatacattttcaccttagtcatgtttgcatagaagaattaaaatgaatgggagaaaccatcaaacaaaacaaaacataacacaagggaaaatggtctgcttcattctgtgatccaatttcatagttgttctctggatgtggaaggcattgtgcctcaagagtccactgggaattttttaggtccttacatggCTGtgatgaagggctaagtctaccagaagaattccttgtattccccaattgataaatggtcaaaggatatgaacaggcaattttcagaggaagaaattaaagatatctataatcatatgaaaaaatgctctaaaccactattgattagagagatgcaaatcaaaacaactctgaggtaccacatcacacctataagattggcaaacatgacagaacaagaaaatgataaatgctggagaggatgtgggagagttggaacactaattcattattggtggagctgcgagcgcatccaaccattctgaagagcaatttggaactatgcccaaagggctacaaaaatgtgcataccctttgacccagcaatatcgctactaagaCTGTATccacaagagatcataaaaatgggaaagggtcccacatgtacaaaaatatttatagcagcactctttgtagttgccaaaaactggaagtcaaggggatgtccatcaattggggaatggctgaataaattatggtatatgaatgtgatggagtactattgtgccataagaaatgatgaacaagaagacttcagagaggcctggaaggacttatatgacctgatgctgagtgaaaggagcagaaccaggagaactttgtgcacagcaatgaccacagtgtgtgagagttttttctggtagacttggaattttgtaataacacaagaacttcttataaaaaaaaaaaatcccaaaggtggttctcaaggcaaaatgccttccacactcagagaaagaaatatggaagtcatttgcagaatgtagcagatcatgtttgtgtatgtgtatgtgtttgtgtatcatgttttgatttgttatatgatttctttcatttattttagtctgactacatagcatgactatagtgaaaatatactcaataggaaagtatatgtagaacctatacagaattgtatgcagtcgtggggagggaggggggtagtggggggtaggtgtgggggggataaaatctcaattgtatggcagtgattgttaaacattaaaaaataataaaaaaaaaaaaaagaattccttgtacactgtggttgttgctgtgtacaaagttctcctggttctgctcctttctctcagcatcagttcatataagtccttccaagcctctctgaagtcttcctgttcatcatttcttatagcacaacagtattccattacattcatatattacaacttgttcagccattttccagttgatgggcatccccttgatttccagttcttggccaccacaaagagagctgtatAGCAGCATATGTatgaaatactgttgtgttataagaaatgacaagcaggataggCTCAGCAaaatatgggaagacttacatgaactgataaagtgaagtgggcagaaccagaagaatactgtacacggtaacagcaacaatgcaatgatgatcaaccatgaaagacttagctactctgatcaataaaacAATCCATGAAAATTCCAAAGGGCCCatacataatgaaaaatgctctccatctccagaaaaagaatggATGAACTCCGAGGGCAAACTGAAGTATactttgaaattttttctttactttccttgccttttttttccaacatagctaatatggaaatgtactCTGCATGACTTCATGTGTGTAATtgatatatttcttgccttcttaatggatggggaaggggtATGAGgtaaggaatttggaactcaaatttttaaaaatgctaaagtaattaaaaagtgaagaaataagataaataaaatacaaagtgaCATATAATGTGCAAAATAAAATGTGCAGAGTATGAGCAAAGCCTATGCAAAGTACGAGGGGCAGAATGAACGTCAACTTTGGGGAGCCGAGAAGTCAGAGAAAGTCTTTGTGGAAGGGCTTGAATTCAACATCAAGGGTAGATGGATGTgcaaggcaggggtggggggacaATTACCTGGCCTTCTTCAACCACGTCAATTCAAAGCCAGTCTGAGGACCTTGCTACTGTGCTCTATAGAGCACCAGGCTTTGTCTGGCCACATGGGTAGAAACTTACTGAGTAGAGTTCAAGAATTCAGGGCCCACTTACTGATCTTGTTCTGACCAGTAACTTACACTGGATGCGGGTGTAACATTCATAATAGGATTTACTTTGGGAAGGTTTTTAACTTCCCAAAGACAACAtgaacagtagaaagagcactgggctttgGGGtccaagaacctgggttcaaaccctgcttctGTCCCTTACCACTTGTATGACACTGGAAAAGTCATTTGCCTTCTATGATCctaggtttcttcatctgtaaaatgagaggctggatCATGCAGCTCTCAAACAATAAGCCCCTATAAGGCACTTCTTATGAGTCAGGCACAGGGCTAAGTCATAGACATGAACTCAATAAAATGCTGGTTGGTTACAACACCTAGTAGGACTCCCTGGCATCAGAAAGCATGTAATATTGAACAGAAAGCATTGCTAGAacactttaaagtctgcaaagcccttcacaattattatctcatttgatccttacaacaagcctgggagCTGGGtgctgttattttacagatgaagaaactgaggcagagagaatttaagtgtcttgcccaaggtctcacagctaacTAACTCACATGGACCTTTTAGTTCCTTGCACAAATGCTTTGCATATGATAACCACTCACACTGATGTAAGCTCTTTAggattttgttgttcaattgtttttagttgtgtctgactcctcctgacctcctttgaggttttcttggcagatactggaggagtctgccatttccttctccagctcattttacagatgaggaaactgaaacaaataaggTTAAAGGTTAAACAACATGCCCATACAGTtcttcagtgtctgaggctggatttgaactcaggaagatgagtcatctgactccaggtttggcttGGCACTCTATATACTATGCCACTCAGCTGCGCGTTTTtgtatttacaaagtgctttttccacaactctgtgagataggcagttttaaattattatcatccctattttagaCCTGAGAAAATGGATGTAACCCTGGGGAAAAATGCCCTCCCAAAAAGATGTGGTCATAGAGAGCTGGTTGTtcagaaggtgggggtggggtgggggggagagaacGTTTGCTGTTTGTGGGCAGACATTATTTAGAGTTCCCCGGGAGTTGTAGGCTTTTGACCTTGAAGGAATTTCCTTCTGGGAGAGGGTAAGCAGaaaagcctggagaagagaaagagaaggggccAAGTACGGAGGCACGCTCTGAGGAGAGCCTGAAGTAGGCTTGCAGCCCCTCACTAAGTCAGGCAGAGAGCATCAGGAGAGAATAGACTAGGAGTGGAAGCCAGGTGCTGACCAGAGCAGGGTGCCAAAAGCagagagatgcagaaaaactgGGCCAGGCAGAGGAACGGGAAGCAACTCGTGCTAAAACCTGGGACCTGTGTGGCTGGTGAGATAATTGATGTCCAGTGTGTTACTATAAACCACAAGAGACAGTAATGAAGCGCCTGCCCTAGACTAGTCTCTGGGCTTtgggtttcttcctctataaaaagaAAGGGTGGGATTACATGGTCTCTTAGGTCCCTTTCTACCTTCTATATTACAGGATTCTATGAACTGATTTATTGAAATCCCTAATACTGTGTTCATGCATCTATATGTAGTACTCTTACCTACTGTTTCACCTAGTCGCTAAATGAATAATAAGTGGTTTCACTATTTAATGGGCTAACTTCTAGAAAATAAATAGGTCTACCCATAGTTTGAAGTGCTAGGGAGTGGGCAGGAggaacaaaaccaaaccaaactttGGCATGATTCATTTACAAAAATTCTTGGATTCAGGTCAGGGGTCAGTAAATTAGAATAGCTCACGCCAGTTTTTGATTCAAATCATTGACAGATATGGGCTTCTGTGTAAACCAAGACATGCTTACACTGTCTGATCACAGCCGGCATGGGGTGGGGTACAGGTATCTGGCAAAGACCTCTACTACCTGCTGCTGATACTGATGCTCAGGGAAGAGCTGAAGAGACACGGGGACGCTACTTCCAGAGGCTCCTCAACTTCTACCCACTGAGGAGCTGGCCTTTCCCATGCTCTGCCTTGAGCTAGGGAGTAAACTAGGTTAAACTTGCTTCTAGGTCTTGGAAGACACTTACTTCAGTCAGTTTTTTTAAATAGCTAAAAACAGTTGTGCCAGTGGTTATTATTTTCATGTGCCCTATCTCTTTGGCAACAAAGCAAGCTGGTTAAGGATGAAATGGTGATCTTCCTTCTATcccctggcacagagtaggcttTCAAGGACTTTCACATTTAGGTCCCAATAGCTCACTTTGCACAGCCTCCACTCTAAGCAAAATGACACCTTGCCAAGTCCTGAAAATGCTCGGAGCATTTGAGCAAATGTGGAAATCTCCTTCCCTGTGGTCCCTACCTCACCAGCTCCTACCTCAGCTATGAAGCCTCCCCTGATCCTCCCACTCCAGATGACACCTCCCTCTTCAGACCAAAGCTCTTGTTTGGACTTTCACATTATGCCTGATGTACAGCTATTTAAGCACATGTCATGTCCCTTATTAGAGCATAAACTCCCAGAGGGCAGGCCCATGTCTTGTTCATAGGCTCTAGGGCTAGCAGGGCTGATCcactccctttattttacaaaaggaggaactgagacccagagagcttAACTGCCCTGCTCAAAATGACTCAGGTGACAAATGACAGGCCAGGGTCTGACTCAGGTCTTTGGAGTCACTTCCCCCCATACTGCACTGCCTGGGTCAAGGGTCATACAAGCATCCACTTGCTCAGTAAATACCTGCTCAACTGAATTACTGAAAAAGACACACTGGATCATGTCTGTGGATTAATTCCTAATGGCTTCAAAGCCTTTATAGCAGCAGCTCACATTTCCTCACAACTCTGTTAAGTCACAAGCACCAGTAAcagctccattttacaaattaggaaactgaggctcagagaggtcccTCACccccagctagtaaatatcagagtcaggacttgaatccaggccttccaaCTGCAGAACCAGTGGGTGTACATTCTGCTCTTGGCTGTTTCTCCCAGGGGAACTTGGGGCTTCTTTCCTCTAGTGCCCTCTATGCCATGGTCAATGCTCAGGCACATCACAGTGACTCTAGCCATTGTCCTGGCACTCTCAGGCCTTCTCACAGATCTGCAGCAGTCATTCCAGAGCATGCACATTACTCACCTAAATGCAGCTGGACATCTTTGACCTCTAAAGTGTTAGATTTTCGATGCCGGGCCAGTTGGCACGCTGCCGTCACAACACTCTCGATAAAGTCATCAGCAATCTGTAGTAGCATCTGGAGGGATGGCAGGAAAACAGGCCATATCTGAGCTCTGGCTTAAACTCCAGGGGCAGATGGGTAACTGCAGGGGCAGCTGCCTGAGTCAGACAGGACTCCTGTCAGCAGGGGGTGGGACAGCACAGACAATGTCATGTACTGACCAGGCCTTTACTCTCAGCTATTCTTATAAGCAAATGAGGGCGAATGGCATTTGGTGGACTACTTGTACACCCAACTCTACTCTCTTTGGATGTCCACcagtctccatcctctcctgggCCAGCTGTTCCTCATCCAGTGGAAGAGCTGACTAATACCTGATCAGGTACAGCACGCACATATAGGGAGTCCAAGAAAAGTACTGTGAGGATGAGTCACCACAAAGCCTACACAACTAGTCAAAATTCAACTGGGAAACAAAACTTTGTCAGCCTCATTGCCCAGCATCAAGCTCAATGACTGTCTGCCTCACCATTCACCCAGATTTCCCCTGGTGTCGTGCAGCAGCCTGGAAACAATGGGCAAAGGAGATACGGCTGGTCTCCATTAGAGCCTGAACTTACTGTCTGCACATTCTACATGATCGACTTTGCTCACCACAGGAGGGCACTCACACCTCAAGGTCTTCTGGCCTCTACCTCCTAGTCAATCTCCTGTGGACCTCCTACAGGGTACCattaaaggagaggaaaagaaggtatGACAGGAAGGATTTGGAGCAGAGGACGTGGATCTGAAACCTAACTCTGCTACTTAATACTTTGGTGACTTCCGTGGGAAAATGGCTTTTCTctgggctttaatttcttccaatgCCAAAGAGGTTGGGGGTAAATCTTGGTTTATTCTAAGGAAAAACTTCTAACAATTACAGCTGTTATGTGAGACAGGGAGCTGTCTATCACAGAGTatttaagcagaggctggataacCACCTATCAGGGATATTAAAGAAGGAATTCTCACACTGTGTCAAAGGGGTAGAAAAGACCATTATGGGTCTGGTTGTACACAAGGCTGCTCACCCCGCCTGCACCCATCCCCCTACCTCTTCCACATCTTCATCCAGCTGTTCATTGGGATCTACTTCTCTAACCAGGTCCTGCAATTTCTTCTTAGTTAAAACCTAGTGAAGAGGAAGAATTCTTAGCCATGCTTTAGGTAAATACATAAACAGGTCAATTTGTGATGAGAGTTAAAGACATGGTTAATGTAAATTCTGCCCTGTAGCTGTCTGTCCAGCAATGCAAGGCTCCAAGGTAACCCCCCACCACAGGACCTTGGTTAGAAAATTCCTCCTCCCCCTAGCTCTAACAGCTTCTGAGGAGCATAGGGCTCTGGCAGGAGCACACTTGAGGAAGAACAGGTGGAAAGGACAGCAATGCCTTGCACACCTGGAGAAGCAACGTAAACCAGGAAGGTGTAAAGATTCTGAGAACTTGGGGGACTGCAGAGATGCCCGAGGACCCCAGGGCAGGCAAAGGCACCAAGGAACCATCTAAGTTCTGCTTGCTGTGCTCCACTGCCCCCATGGCCACCTCCTGGCTTTGTTGACCAGGGGGAGGTTTCCTGCTAAACCTGACCTTTTATTCTCTGCACAAAGGGCCTCTTTCTGAGCTTCACTTGGGATCAACAGCCTTACCTTTCTCCCAGTTGTGCAGGCTAGAAGCGCTGGGGGTCTGATCTTTGGTTCATCCCACTCTCTTTTCTCATATCAAATTACTAAGTTATACTGATTCTTCCTTCAAAATGTGTTTTGGATTTGTCCCTCCATTAGATGTTGCTCCCCTGACTCATGTCTCACACCTGGGCTACTAGAATAAGTTCCCCACCTCTTCAACCCACCCTTAGGGTCCCTCAAACTCCCAGTGCAGCAGAACAAAATTAAATGTAACCGgaagcatttaacaaaataagtaaaaattcaTTACGCAACAGTGGAAGGactgctggatttggagacaaagaACTTCTGTTCAAATCTGACTTAGACTCTAGGACCCCAATTAACAACTCTGGGCCCCAAGTTGCTCATCAATAACACAGAGGTTAGACTACATAATGTCTGacatccttttcaactctaaatctacaatcctaccTACCtccttagaggcagctaggtggctcagtggatagagtgctgggcctggagtcaggaagacctgagttcaaatccagcctcagatgtttatttACAA
Proteins encoded:
- the TAF12 gene encoding transcription initiation factor TFIID subunit 12 isoform X2 encodes the protein MNQFGPSALINLSNFSSIKPEPSSTPPQGSMANSTTVGKMPGPPGAGGRLSPESNQVLTKKKLQDLVREVDPNEQLDEDVEEMLLQIADDFIESVVTAACQLARHRKSNTLEVKDVQLHLERQWNMWIPGFGSEEIRPYKKACTTEAHKQRMALIRKTTKK
- the LOC140504531 gene encoding ras-related protein Rab-39B-like; the encoded protein is MAPTLPMDALWKYQFRLILLGDSTVGKSSLLRRYTEGVFVDCIDQTVGVDFYVHFVEVEPGVQVKLQFWDTAGQERFRSVTRSYYRNSAGGLLLFDVANRASFENIPKWHEEVMEKVKPFGIVFLVVGHKSDLVAERQVTPEEGEKLASSLGARYVETSAKIDSNVTLAIQLLTQDIYEAVKKGTMGPSTEWDGVKSRVPGHPGQQETKDSGGEGWKCPCW